One part of the Streptomyces lydicus genome encodes these proteins:
- the lon gene encoding endopeptidase La has product MASTSTSLTLPVLPLDDEVVLPGMVVPLDLSDSEVRAAVEAAQAAASSGNKPRVLLVPRVDGTYAGIGTLGRIEQVGRLSDGDPGALIRGLGRVRIGSGTTGPGAALWVEGTTVEETVPERLPGAVTELVTEYKALATSWLRKRGAWQVVDRVQQIEDVSALADNSGYSPFLTTEQKVRLLETTDPVARLRFATEALRDHLAEQDVAESIAKDVQEGVDKQQREFLLRRQLEAVRKELAELNGDPEDEGDDYRARVEAAELPEHVRKAALKEVDKLERASDQSPEGSWIRTWLDTVLELPWNERTEDAYDIAGAKEVLDADHAGLEDVKERITEYLAVRKRRAERGLGLVGGRRGGAVLALVGPPGVGKTSLGESVARAMGRKFVRVALGGVRDEAEIRGHRRTYVGALPGRIVRAVKEAGSMNPVVLLDEIDKVGSDFRGDPAAALLEVLDPAQNHTFRDHYLEVELDLSDVVFLATANVLEAIPEPLLDRMELVRLDGYTEDEKVTIARDHLLPRQLERAGLEPGEVALEDPALRKLAGEYTREAGVRNLERALARLLRKVAAEHELGERKLPFTVGVDELRPLIGRPHHTPESAQDPAERRTAVPGVVTGLAVTGAGGDVLYVEASLADPETGASGLQLTGQLGDVMKESAHIALSFLRSHGAELELPVGDLKERGVHLHVPAGAVPKDGPSAGVTMTTALASLLSGRQVRPDVAMTGEVSLTGRVLPIGGVKQKLLAAHRAGITTVIIPKRNEPDLDDVPAEILAALEVHAVADVRQVLELALTPASNGAAPEVPVAA; this is encoded by the coding sequence ATGGCTTCGACGTCCACCTCGCTCACTCTGCCCGTGCTGCCCCTCGATGACGAGGTCGTGCTGCCCGGCATGGTGGTGCCTCTGGACCTGTCCGACTCCGAGGTCCGCGCCGCGGTGGAGGCCGCGCAGGCCGCCGCCTCATCGGGTAACAAGCCGCGGGTGCTGCTTGTGCCCCGCGTCGACGGGACGTACGCGGGCATCGGCACGCTCGGGCGGATCGAACAGGTCGGGCGGCTCTCCGACGGCGACCCGGGGGCGCTGATCCGGGGCCTGGGCCGGGTGCGGATCGGTTCCGGCACCACCGGGCCCGGTGCCGCGCTGTGGGTGGAGGGCACAACGGTCGAGGAGACGGTCCCCGAACGGCTGCCCGGCGCGGTGACCGAACTCGTCACCGAGTACAAGGCGCTGGCCACCAGCTGGCTGCGCAAGCGCGGTGCCTGGCAGGTCGTCGACCGCGTCCAGCAGATCGAGGACGTGTCGGCCCTCGCCGACAACTCCGGCTACTCACCGTTCCTGACGACCGAACAGAAGGTCCGGCTGCTGGAGACCACCGACCCGGTGGCCCGGCTGAGGTTCGCCACCGAGGCGCTGCGCGACCACCTCGCCGAGCAGGACGTCGCCGAGTCCATCGCCAAGGACGTCCAGGAGGGCGTCGACAAGCAGCAGCGGGAGTTCCTGCTGCGGCGCCAGCTGGAGGCCGTCCGCAAGGAGCTCGCCGAGCTCAACGGCGACCCGGAGGACGAGGGCGACGACTACCGCGCCCGGGTCGAGGCCGCCGAGCTGCCCGAACACGTCCGCAAGGCCGCCCTCAAGGAGGTCGACAAGCTGGAGCGGGCGAGCGACCAGAGCCCGGAGGGCTCGTGGATCCGCACCTGGCTGGACACCGTCCTGGAGCTGCCCTGGAACGAACGGACCGAGGACGCCTACGACATCGCCGGCGCCAAGGAGGTCCTGGACGCCGACCACGCCGGCCTGGAGGACGTCAAGGAGCGGATCACCGAATACCTGGCGGTTCGCAAGCGGCGGGCCGAGCGGGGGCTCGGCCTCGTCGGAGGGCGCCGCGGCGGGGCCGTCCTGGCGCTCGTCGGGCCGCCCGGTGTCGGCAAGACCTCGCTGGGTGAGTCCGTCGCGCGGGCCATGGGCCGGAAGTTCGTCCGGGTCGCCCTCGGCGGCGTGCGCGACGAGGCGGAGATCCGGGGCCACCGGCGGACGTACGTCGGCGCGCTGCCCGGCCGGATCGTGCGCGCGGTCAAGGAGGCCGGGTCGATGAACCCGGTGGTGCTGCTCGACGAGATCGACAAGGTGGGCTCCGACTTCCGGGGCGACCCGGCCGCCGCCCTCCTGGAGGTCCTCGACCCGGCGCAGAACCACACCTTCCGCGACCACTACCTGGAGGTCGAACTCGACCTCAGCGACGTGGTCTTCCTGGCCACCGCCAACGTCCTGGAGGCCATCCCCGAGCCGCTGCTCGACCGGATGGAGCTGGTCCGGCTGGACGGCTACACCGAGGACGAGAAGGTCACCATCGCCCGTGACCACCTGCTGCCGCGCCAGCTGGAGCGGGCCGGCCTGGAGCCGGGCGAGGTGGCGCTGGAGGACCCGGCGCTGCGCAAGCTGGCGGGCGAGTACACCCGCGAGGCGGGCGTACGGAACCTGGAGCGGGCCCTGGCCAGGCTGCTGCGCAAGGTCGCGGCCGAGCACGAACTCGGCGAGCGGAAGCTGCCGTTCACGGTCGGCGTGGACGAGCTGCGCCCGCTGATCGGGCGACCGCACCACACCCCGGAGTCGGCGCAGGACCCGGCGGAGCGCCGGACGGCCGTGCCCGGTGTGGTCACCGGCCTCGCGGTCACCGGCGCCGGCGGCGACGTGCTGTACGTGGAGGCGTCGCTCGCCGATCCGGAGACCGGCGCGTCCGGGCTCCAGCTGACCGGACAGCTCGGCGACGTGATGAAGGAGTCCGCGCACATCGCCCTGTCGTTCCTGCGCTCGCACGGCGCGGAGCTGGAGCTCCCGGTCGGCGACCTGAAGGAGCGCGGAGTGCATCTGCACGTACCGGCGGGCGCCGTCCCCAAGGACGGGCCGAGCGCGGGCGTCACGATGACCACGGCGCTGGCCTCGCTGCTGTCGGGCCGGCAGGTCCGGCCGGACGTGGCGATGACCGGTGAGGTCTCGCTGACCGGGCGAGTGCTGCCGATCGGCGGGGTCAAGCAGAAGCTGCTCGCGGCGCACCGGGCCGGGATCACCACGGTGATCATCCCCAAGCGCAACGAGCCGGACCTGGACGACGTGCCGGCCGAGATCCTCGCCGCCCTGGAGGTGCACGCGGTCGCGGACGTCCGGCAGGTGCTGGAGCTGGCGCTGACCCCGGCGTCGAACGGGGCGGCGCCGGAGGTCCCCGTCGCGGCGTGA
- a CDS encoding pentapeptide repeat-containing protein, with protein MDPSSGAAGAPPAARRSTRTVSAERPQDRKQSNPPPTELDLVSDCGSCFGLCCVALPFAASADFAIDKDAGRPCPNLQTDFRCGIHADLRGRGFSGCTVFDCFGAGQKVSQVTFGGRDWRQAPGTARQMFDVFPVMRQLHELLWYLTEALGLPDARPVHTALRAALEKTERLTRGSAEELGRLDVPAHRGEVNALLLRTSELVRATVPGRKKERRGADLMGARLRKADLRGANLRGAYLIAADLRGADLRQADLIGADLRDADLSGADLTGALFLTQAQVNAARGDATTTLPPALSRPAHW; from the coding sequence ATGGACCCTTCTTCCGGCGCCGCAGGTGCGCCGCCCGCCGCCCGCAGGAGTACCCGCACCGTGTCCGCAGAACGTCCGCAGGACCGCAAGCAGTCGAATCCGCCCCCCACCGAGCTGGACCTGGTGTCCGACTGCGGCAGTTGCTTCGGGCTGTGCTGTGTGGCGCTGCCCTTCGCCGCCTCCGCGGACTTCGCGATCGACAAGGACGCCGGGCGGCCCTGCCCGAACCTGCAGACCGACTTCCGCTGCGGCATCCACGCCGACCTGCGGGGGCGGGGCTTCTCCGGCTGCACCGTCTTCGACTGCTTCGGCGCCGGCCAGAAGGTCTCCCAGGTCACCTTCGGCGGCCGGGACTGGCGGCAGGCACCGGGCACCGCCCGGCAGATGTTCGACGTCTTCCCGGTCATGCGGCAGCTGCACGAACTCCTCTGGTACCTCACCGAGGCACTGGGCCTGCCGGACGCCCGCCCGGTCCACACCGCGCTGCGCGCCGCCCTGGAGAAGACCGAACGCCTCACCCGGGGCAGCGCCGAGGAGCTCGGCCGGCTGGACGTGCCGGCCCACCGCGGTGAGGTCAACGCCCTGCTGCTGCGCACCAGCGAGCTCGTACGGGCCACGGTTCCGGGCCGCAAGAAGGAGCGCCGGGGCGCCGACCTGATGGGGGCCCGGCTGCGGAAGGCCGACCTGCGGGGCGCCAACCTGCGCGGGGCGTACCTCATCGCCGCCGACCTCCGGGGCGCCGATCTGCGGCAGGCGGACCTGATCGGGGCCGATCTGCGGGACGCCGACCTGAGCGGCGCCGACCTCACCGGCGCCCTCTTCCTCACCCAGGCCCAGGTCAACGCGGCCCGCGGCGACGCCACCACCACACTGCCGCCCGCCCTGTCCCGCCCCGCCCACTGGTAG